In Selenomonas dianae, a genomic segment contains:
- the uvrA gene encoding excinuclease ABC subunit UvrA — MNESIKIEGARAHNLKNINVEIPRDKLVVVTGLSGSGKSSLAFDTIYAEGQRRYVESLSAYARQFLGQMDKPDVDNIEGLSPAISIDQKTTSHNPRSTVGTVTEVYDYLRLLYARAGRPHCPSCGKPIAQQSVDQMVDAIMTQPEGTKLLIMAQLVRGKKGEHRKILDQIRRDGYVRVRIDGELRDLGEEITLEKQKKHTIEIVVDRLVVRAGMESRLTDSLETALRAGGGVVYVQVVDGELLMFSENFACVDCGISLPEIAPRMFSFNSPFGACPVCTGLGSHKEFDEELVVPDPTLSVADGVFAPLSKNPNSYGMRAITALLRAHDYDEHTQWNRMDKKMQKLLLYGSDEEISFQYTNMFGEEKEYNVPYEGVLPTLARRYRETDSEEMRESYEDYMTETPCTACHGARLKPETLAVTIGGKSIADLTALTIREADAFLAEAEKDFSPREAKIAVEILKEIHARLNFLLDVGLDYLTLSRAAGTLSGGEAQRIRLATQIGSGLMGVLYILDEPSIGLHQRDNNRLLATLRHLRDLGNTLIVVEHDEDTMHAADHIIDIGPGAGEHGGEVVAEGTAEEIMANPASITGQYLARKKFIPVPETRRRGNGNFLEIVGAAENNLKNINVKFPLGTLTLVTGVSGSGKSTLVNEILYRGVASRLYRAKGKPGKHRKIKGLEHIDKVINIDQQPIGRTPRSNPATYTGVFDAIRDLFSQVSESRMRGYKAGRFSFNVKGGRCEACRGDGILKIEMQFLPDVYVPCEVCKGARYNRETLEVHYKGKTIAEVLDMTIDEAVDFFQNVPRIARKLEIIRDVGLGYIRLGQPATTLSGGEAQRVKLATELSKRSTGKTLYILDEPTTGLHAADIHKLLVILQRLVDGGDTVVVIEHNLDVIKAADYVIDLGPEGGVRGGIIVAKGTPEQIVEVAASYTGQFLKPLLVEKH, encoded by the coding sequence ATGAACGAAAGTATCAAAATCGAGGGCGCACGCGCCCATAATCTAAAGAATATCAACGTGGAGATCCCGCGCGACAAGCTCGTTGTCGTGACGGGGCTCTCGGGCTCGGGGAAATCCTCGCTCGCGTTTGACACGATCTACGCCGAGGGGCAGCGCCGCTATGTGGAGTCGCTGTCTGCGTATGCGCGGCAGTTCCTCGGACAGATGGACAAGCCTGACGTGGACAATATCGAGGGGCTGTCGCCTGCGATCTCGATTGACCAAAAGACGACGAGCCACAACCCGCGCTCGACGGTGGGCACGGTGACGGAGGTCTATGACTATCTGCGTCTGCTCTACGCGCGTGCGGGGCGGCCGCACTGCCCGAGCTGCGGCAAGCCCATTGCGCAGCAGAGCGTCGATCAGATGGTGGATGCCATCATGACGCAGCCCGAGGGGACGAAGCTGCTCATCATGGCGCAGCTCGTGCGCGGGAAAAAGGGCGAGCACCGCAAGATCCTCGACCAGATCCGCCGCGACGGCTATGTGCGCGTGCGCATCGATGGCGAACTGCGCGACCTCGGCGAGGAAATCACCCTTGAAAAGCAGAAAAAGCATACGATCGAGATTGTGGTGGATCGCCTTGTTGTGCGTGCGGGCATGGAGAGCCGTCTGACAGACTCTCTGGAAACGGCTCTGCGTGCGGGCGGCGGTGTGGTCTACGTGCAGGTGGTGGACGGGGAGCTCCTCATGTTCAGCGAGAATTTCGCCTGTGTGGACTGCGGCATCTCTCTCCCCGAGATTGCGCCGCGTATGTTTTCGTTTAACAGCCCGTTCGGCGCGTGTCCCGTCTGTACGGGACTCGGCAGTCACAAGGAGTTCGATGAGGAACTTGTCGTACCCGACCCGACACTCAGCGTAGCGGACGGTGTTTTTGCCCCCCTGTCCAAAAATCCGAACTCGTACGGGATGCGTGCGATTACGGCACTGCTGCGCGCGCATGACTATGACGAGCACACGCAGTGGAACCGCATGGACAAGAAGATGCAAAAGCTGCTGCTCTACGGTTCGGATGAGGAGATCTCCTTTCAGTACACGAATATGTTCGGCGAGGAGAAGGAATACAACGTTCCGTACGAGGGCGTTCTGCCCACGCTTGCACGCCGCTACCGCGAGACGGACTCGGAGGAGATGCGCGAGAGCTACGAGGACTATATGACGGAGACCCCGTGTACGGCATGCCACGGCGCACGGTTGAAGCCCGAGACGCTTGCCGTCACGATTGGCGGCAAGAGCATCGCCGACCTCACGGCACTGACGATCCGCGAGGCGGATGCCTTTCTCGCAGAGGCGGAGAAGGATTTTTCCCCGCGCGAGGCGAAGATAGCTGTGGAGATCCTAAAGGAAATCCATGCGCGTCTGAACTTCCTGCTCGATGTGGGGCTGGACTATCTGACGCTCTCGCGTGCGGCAGGGACGCTCTCGGGCGGTGAGGCGCAGCGCATCCGCCTCGCAACGCAGATCGGCTCGGGGCTGATGGGGGTGCTCTACATCCTCGACGAGCCGAGCATCGGACTGCATCAGCGTGACAACAACCGTCTGCTTGCGACGCTGCGCCATCTGCGCGACCTCGGCAATACGCTGATTGTTGTGGAGCACGACGAGGATACGATGCACGCCGCCGACCACATCATCGACATCGGCCCCGGTGCGGGCGAGCATGGCGGCGAGGTGGTCGCGGAGGGAACGGCGGAGGAGATCATGGCGAACCCCGCCTCCATCACGGGGCAGTACCTCGCGCGGAAAAAGTTCATCCCCGTGCCCGAAACGCGGCGGCGGGGGAATGGTAATTTCCTTGAGATTGTGGGCGCGGCGGAGAACAATCTGAAGAATATCAATGTGAAGTTCCCGCTTGGAACGCTGACGCTCGTTACGGGAGTATCCGGCTCCGGCAAATCCACGCTTGTCAACGAGATCCTTTATCGCGGGGTCGCCTCGCGTCTCTACCGTGCGAAGGGAAAGCCCGGCAAGCACAGGAAGATCAAGGGGCTTGAGCACATCGACAAGGTCATCAACATCGACCAACAGCCCATCGGGCGCACGCCACGCTCGAATCCTGCAACGTATACGGGTGTGTTTGATGCGATCCGCGATCTCTTTAGTCAGGTGTCCGAGTCGCGGATGCGCGGGTACAAGGCGGGGCGGTTCAGCTTCAACGTGAAGGGCGGACGCTGTGAGGCGTGCCGTGGCGATGGCATTCTCAAGATCGAGATGCAGTTTCTCCCCGATGTCTATGTTCCGTGCGAGGTCTGCAAGGGCGCACGCTACAACCGCGAGACACTTGAGGTGCACTATAAGGGCAAGACCATCGCTGAGGTGCTCGACATGACGATCGACGAGGCGGTGGACTTCTTTCAGAACGTGCCGCGCATCGCACGCAAGCTTGAGATCATCCGCGACGTGGGGCTCGGCTACATCCGTCTCGGACAGCCCGCGACGACGCTTTCGGGCGGCGAGGCACAGCGCGTGAAGCTCGCGACGGAGCTGTCGAAGCGCAGCACGGGCAAGACGCTCTACATCCTCGACGAGCCGACGACGGGACTGCACGCGGCGGACATCCACAAGCTGCTCGTCATTCTCCAGCGGCTCGTGGACGGCGGCGATACGGTCGTCGTCATTGAGCACAATCTCGATGTGATCAAGGCTGCGGACTATGTGATCGACCTCGGTCCCGAGGGCGGCGTGCGTGGGGGAATCATCGTCGCGAAGGGGACGCCGGAGCAGATCGTAGAGGTTGCAGCGTCCTATACGGGGCAGTTCCTGAAGCCGCTGCTTGTGGAGAAACATTGA
- a CDS encoding AEC family transporter, with protein sequence MLILGQMIVFFLMIFAGALARRYKIIIPNNQEQFSSLIVNIACPCLIISSAMHAEEHMNMAQVIETYMDYAILLVMMCAVGFLLPILLRYRGRLRGAVNLSFWFNNSLFMGLPLVQGVYGDQAVVYMTLFFIPVNLLFFIYGVSSISIHKRRGREMFRLLLNPGIIASLIACVIYFGEIPTHPLLMQAFSMLGAMTAPLAMMMIGASLKDIHMRHMLTDRKLLVYTFLKAVVLPIPILFAMKFFVTNPYVLGCSLVIVAAPTGGMVAMVALLYNKVAYPLMTEIIALSTVISVATIPLVSMITGL encoded by the coding sequence ATGCTGATTTTAGGCCAGATGATCGTATTCTTTTTGATGATCTTTGCGGGAGCACTCGCACGCCGCTACAAGATCATCATTCCGAACAATCAGGAGCAGTTTTCCTCGCTGATTGTCAACATCGCGTGTCCCTGCCTCATCATCTCCTCGGCGATGCACGCGGAGGAGCACATGAACATGGCGCAGGTCATTGAGACCTATATGGACTATGCCATTCTCCTCGTGATGATGTGTGCTGTCGGTTTCCTGCTCCCGATTCTCCTGCGCTATCGCGGGCGGCTGCGCGGAGCGGTCAATCTCTCGTTTTGGTTCAACAACTCTCTTTTTATGGGGCTACCGCTCGTGCAGGGCGTGTATGGCGATCAGGCGGTCGTCTATATGACGCTGTTCTTCATTCCCGTCAATCTGCTCTTTTTCATCTACGGTGTTTCCTCGATTAGTATTCATAAGCGGCGTGGGCGCGAGATGTTCCGTCTGCTGCTGAACCCGGGCATCATCGCTTCGCTGATCGCGTGCGTGATCTACTTTGGCGAGATTCCGACGCATCCGCTGCTCATGCAGGCATTCTCCATGCTTGGTGCGATGACTGCGCCGCTTGCGATGATGATGATTGGCGCGTCGCTCAAGGACATCCATATGCGCCATATGCTGACCGATCGCAAACTGCTCGTCTATACTTTCCTCAAGGCGGTTGTCCTGCCAATTCCCATTCTCTTTGCGATGAAATTCTTCGTTACGAATCCCTATGTCCTCGGGTGCAGTCTCGTCATTGTCGCTGCGCCGACGGGCGGTATGGTGGCGATGGTGGCGCTGCTCTACAACAAGGTCGCCTATCCTCTGATGACGGAGATCATCGCACTCTCCACCGTCATCTCGGTGGCGACGATTCCGCTCGTGTCGATGATTACGGGTCTTTGA